A genomic segment from Klebsiella africana encodes:
- a CDS encoding microcin C ABC transporter permease, producing MSFFSPVNQARWARFRHNRRGYWSLWLFLLIFACSLGANLLANDRPLLVQYQGQLYVPVLKNYTEQTFGGAFATAADYQDPWLQHQLATHGWALWPPVRFGATTINFASTVPFPSPPSASNWLGTDANGGDVLARILYGTRISVLFGLLLTLFSSVLGVLAGAIQGYYGGKIDLWGQRFIEVWSGMPTLFLIILLSSVVQPGFWWLLAITVLFGWMTLVGVVRAEFLRTRNYDYIRAAQALGVSDRQIILRHMLPNAMVATLTFLPFILCSSITTLTSLDFLGFGLPLGSPSLGELLLQGKNNLQAPWLGIAAFLSVAVLLTLLIFIGEAVRDAFDPSKAV from the coding sequence ATGTCTTTCTTCAGTCCCGTTAATCAGGCCCGCTGGGCGCGCTTTCGTCACAACCGCCGCGGCTACTGGTCGCTGTGGCTATTTTTACTGATCTTCGCCTGCAGCCTCGGCGCCAATCTGCTGGCCAACGATCGCCCGCTGCTGGTGCAGTACCAGGGCCAGCTGTACGTTCCGGTGTTAAAAAATTACACCGAACAGACTTTCGGCGGCGCGTTCGCCACCGCCGCCGACTATCAGGATCCCTGGCTGCAGCACCAGCTGGCAACTCACGGCTGGGCGCTATGGCCGCCGGTGCGCTTCGGCGCAACAACGATTAATTTTGCCAGCACCGTCCCCTTTCCGTCACCACCCTCGGCCAGTAACTGGCTCGGCACCGACGCCAACGGCGGCGATGTACTGGCGCGGATCCTCTACGGTACGCGGATCTCGGTGCTATTCGGCCTGCTGCTGACGCTGTTCTCCAGCGTGCTGGGGGTGCTGGCCGGGGCGATACAGGGTTACTACGGCGGTAAAATCGACCTCTGGGGGCAGCGTTTTATCGAAGTCTGGTCCGGCATGCCGACCTTGTTTCTGATCATCCTGCTCTCCAGTGTCGTACAGCCCGGCTTCTGGTGGCTGCTGGCGATCACCGTCCTTTTTGGCTGGATGACGCTGGTGGGCGTGGTGCGCGCTGAATTTCTTCGCACCCGCAACTACGACTACATCCGGGCGGCGCAGGCGCTAGGGGTCAGCGACCGGCAGATTATCCTGCGGCATATGCTGCCCAACGCGATGGTGGCGACCCTCACCTTCCTGCCGTTTATCCTGTGCAGCTCCATTACCACCCTGACGTCGCTGGATTTTCTCGGCTTCGGCCTGCCGCTGGGCTCCCCCTCCCTCGGCGAGCTGCTGCTGCAGGGTAAAAACAACCTGCAGGCGCCCTGGCTGGGCATTGCCGCGTTTCTCTCTGTCGCCGTACTGCTGACGCTGCTGATTTTTATCGGTGAAGCGGTTCGCGACGCCTTTGACCCGAGTAAGGCGGTGTAA
- a CDS encoding microcin C ABC transporter permease YejB, producing MGSYLIRRLLLVIPTLWAIITINFFIVQIAPGGPVDQAIAAIEFNQRGGMPGAGDGGMGASHARTGAGNISEGHYRGGRGLDPEVIAEITHRYGFDKPLHERYLKMLSDYLRFDFGDSLFRSASVLQLIKDSLPVSVSLGLWSTLIIYLVSIPLGIRKAVSNGSRFDIWSSTLIIIGYAIPAFLFAILLIVIFAGGSYFDLFPLRGLVSPNFDTLPWYQKILDYLWHITLPVLATVIGGFAALTMLTKNSFLDEIRKQYVVTARAKGVGEKQILWGHVFRNAMLLVIAGFPATFISMFFTGSLLIEVMFSLNGLGLLGYEATVSRDYPVMFGTLYIFTLIGLLLNIVSDISYTLVDPRIDFEGR from the coding sequence ATGGGCAGCTACCTGATCCGCCGTTTGCTGTTAGTCATCCCCACCCTGTGGGCCATCATCACCATTAACTTTTTTATTGTGCAGATTGCCCCCGGTGGCCCGGTCGATCAGGCCATCGCCGCCATCGAGTTTAATCAGCGCGGCGGGATGCCGGGGGCTGGCGACGGCGGGATGGGCGCCAGCCATGCCCGCACCGGCGCAGGCAATATCAGCGAAGGGCACTATCGCGGCGGACGCGGCCTCGATCCGGAAGTCATCGCCGAGATCACCCACCGCTACGGCTTCGACAAACCGTTGCACGAGCGTTACCTGAAGATGTTGAGCGATTATCTGCGCTTTGATTTCGGCGACAGTCTGTTTCGCAGCGCCTCAGTACTGCAGCTAATTAAAGACAGCTTGCCGGTCTCGGTGAGCCTCGGACTGTGGAGCACGCTGATTATCTACCTGGTTTCCATTCCGCTGGGGATTCGCAAAGCGGTCAGCAACGGCAGCCGCTTTGACATCTGGAGCAGTACGCTGATTATTATTGGCTATGCGATCCCCGCCTTTCTGTTCGCCATCCTGCTGATCGTGATTTTTGCCGGCGGCAGCTATTTCGACCTCTTCCCGCTGCGCGGTCTGGTCTCGCCAAATTTTGACACCCTCCCCTGGTATCAGAAGATCCTTGACTACCTGTGGCACATCACCCTGCCGGTGCTGGCGACGGTGATTGGCGGCTTTGCCGCTCTGACCATGCTGACCAAAAACAGCTTCCTCGATGAGATCCGCAAACAGTATGTGGTCACCGCCCGCGCCAAAGGCGTCGGTGAGAAACAGATCCTCTGGGGGCATGTGTTCCGCAACGCCATGCTGCTGGTGATCGCCGGCTTCCCGGCCACCTTTATCAGTATGTTCTTTACCGGCTCGCTGCTGATCGAAGTGATGTTCTCGCTGAACGGCCTGGGCCTGCTGGGCTATGAAGCAACGGTCTCTCGCGACTATCCGGTGATGTTCGGCACGCTCTATATTTTCACGCTGATCGGCCTGCTGCTGAATATCGTCAGCGATATCAGCTATACGCTGGTCGACCCGCGCATTGATTTTGAGGGCCGCTAA
- a CDS encoding extracellular solute-binding protein, translating to MYARLFLILLALFSLSVKAQTIKESVAFAIIGEPKYAAGFSHFDYVNPEAPKGGTLTLAAMGTFDNFNRYALRGNPAVRTEALYDTLFTTSDDEPGSYYPLIAERARYAGDYSWMEIALNPRARFHDGTPITARDVAFTFNKFMTEGVPQFRLFYKGTTVKAIAPLTVRIDLGQPGKENMLSLLSLPVMPEAFWRQHKLSDPLSKPPLASGPYRISAWRMGQYITYSRVADYWAADLPVNRGRWNFDTLRYDYYLDDNVAFEAFKAGAVDRREETVAKNWATRYVGRNFSRGYIMKEEYANTSAQDTQWLAFNIQRPVFADRRVRQAITLAFDFEWMNKALFYSAYQRANSYFQNTEYAARSLPDAAELALLTPMKNELPPEVFNQVYQPPVSRGDGFDRANLLKADALLNAAGWTVKNQRRVNVATGKPLRFELLMPAGSNDRWVLPFQHNLQRLGIVMDIRQVDNSQYSNRRRSRDYDMMPSLWRAMPWPGTDLQISWASDYIHSSYNAPGVQSPVVDKLIAQILQWQGDKQKLIPLGRALDRVLTWNNYMLPMWYMAQDRIAWWNKFSFPKTRPIYSSGLDTWWYDATKAATLPADRR from the coding sequence ATGTATGCGCGCCTCTTTCTGATTCTGCTGGCTCTGTTTAGCCTGAGCGTTAAGGCGCAAACAATAAAAGAAAGCGTCGCCTTCGCGATTATCGGCGAACCCAAATACGCCGCCGGTTTCAGCCATTTTGATTATGTCAATCCTGAGGCGCCAAAAGGCGGCACCCTCACCCTGGCGGCGATGGGCACTTTCGACAACTTCAACCGTTATGCGCTGCGCGGTAATCCTGCGGTACGCACGGAGGCGCTCTACGATACTCTGTTCACCACCTCGGATGATGAACCTGGCAGCTACTATCCGCTGATTGCCGAACGGGCGCGCTATGCCGGGGATTATTCATGGATGGAGATCGCCCTCAACCCGCGCGCCCGTTTTCATGACGGCACGCCGATCACCGCCCGCGATGTCGCTTTTACCTTCAACAAGTTTATGACCGAAGGGGTGCCGCAGTTCCGCCTCTTTTATAAAGGCACCACCGTGAAGGCCATCGCGCCGTTGACCGTACGAATCGACCTCGGCCAGCCCGGCAAAGAGAACATGCTAAGCCTGCTGAGCCTGCCGGTGATGCCTGAGGCGTTCTGGCGCCAGCACAAACTCAGCGATCCGCTGTCAAAGCCGCCGCTGGCCAGTGGCCCCTACCGCATCAGCGCCTGGCGAATGGGGCAATACATTACCTATTCACGCGTCGCCGACTACTGGGCGGCCGACCTGCCGGTCAACCGTGGTCGCTGGAATTTCGATACACTGCGCTATGACTATTATCTTGACGACAACGTCGCCTTCGAAGCCTTTAAAGCCGGGGCGGTCGACCGCCGGGAAGAGACGGTCGCCAAAAACTGGGCCACCCGCTACGTCGGTCGCAACTTCAGCCGCGGCTACATCATGAAAGAGGAGTATGCCAATACCTCGGCGCAGGATACCCAGTGGCTGGCATTCAACATTCAGCGCCCGGTATTCGCCGATCGCCGGGTGCGGCAGGCCATTACCCTGGCGTTCGATTTTGAGTGGATGAACAAGGCGCTGTTTTACAGCGCCTATCAGCGCGCCAACAGCTATTTCCAGAACACCGAATATGCCGCCCGCAGCCTGCCCGACGCGGCCGAGCTGGCCCTGCTGACGCCGATGAAAAACGAACTGCCCCCGGAGGTCTTCAACCAGGTTTACCAGCCGCCGGTCTCCCGCGGCGATGGCTTCGATCGCGCCAACTTACTTAAGGCCGACGCCCTGCTCAATGCGGCGGGCTGGACGGTGAAGAACCAGCGCAGGGTTAACGTTGCCACTGGCAAGCCGCTGCGCTTCGAGCTACTGATGCCTGCCGGGAGCAATGACCGCTGGGTGCTGCCGTTTCAGCACAACCTGCAGCGTCTGGGGATCGTCATGGATATTCGTCAGGTGGATAATTCGCAGTACAGCAACCGCCGCCGCAGCCGCGATTACGATATGATGCCGAGCCTGTGGCGCGCCATGCCCTGGCCTGGGACCGACCTGCAAATCTCCTGGGCGTCAGACTATATTCACTCCAGCTACAACGCGCCGGGGGTGCAAAGTCCGGTGGTGGATAAACTGATTGCGCAGATCCTGCAGTGGCAGGGTGATAAGCAGAAACTGATCCCTCTCGGCCGGGCGCTGGACCGCGTCCTCACCTGGAACAACTACATGTTGCCGATGTGGTATATGGCGCAGGACCGCATCGCGTGGTGGAATAAATTCTCGTTCCCCAAAACCCGCCCCATTTATTCGTCCGGCCTTGATACCTGGTGGTACGACGCCACTAAAGCAGCCACCCTTCCCGCGGACAGACGCTAA